The following are from one region of the Sphingomonas sp. J315 genome:
- a CDS encoding DUF6481 family protein codes for MPSYREPSFQDRTAAAAKAKQKALELLRAKPSADPAVLEERRKAREERERALAEERAAKAEALAAAKAEKLAKKQAEAERKAEERAEAEAAAALKEARLTPPSAAEMKAARDARYAARKARK; via the coding sequence ATGCCTTCATATCGGGAACCGTCATTTCAGGATCGCACTGCCGCCGCCGCCAAGGCGAAGCAGAAGGCGCTGGAACTGTTGCGCGCAAAGCCGTCTGCGGATCCGGCCGTGCTGGAGGAGCGCCGGAAGGCCAGGGAAGAGCGCGAGAGGGCTCTGGCCGAGGAACGCGCGGCAAAGGCCGAGGCGCTGGCCGCAGCCAAGGCCGAGAAGCTGGCAAAGAAGCAGGCCGAGGCCGAGCGGAAGGCCGAGGAACGCGCCGAAGCCGAGGCTGCTGCGGCGCTCAAGGAGGCGCGGCTGACGCCGCCGAGCGCGGCGGAGATGAAGGCAGCGCGGGATGCGCGCTACGCGGCACGAAAGGCCCGGAAGTAG
- the rpsE gene encoding 30S ribosomal protein S5, whose protein sequence is MADEQNQAPVEGVAAEAGAADAPRRGRGGRGGGDNRGGGGRGRDGNRGRDNRGRGGPGADDGGEELIEKLVHINRVSKTVKGGKRFGFAALVVVGDGKGRVGFGHGKAREVPEAISKATAAAKKKMVRVPLREGRTLHHDGKGHFGAGQVTVRSAPAGTGIIAGGPMRAVFESLGVADVVTKSVGTSNPYNMIRATFEALGDQYSPKAVAQRRGKKIADLLGRGGSQTAEADAAAIVE, encoded by the coding sequence ATGGCTGACGAACAGAATCAGGCGCCCGTCGAGGGCGTAGCAGCCGAGGCTGGCGCAGCCGATGCTCCCCGTCGTGGCCGTGGTGGCCGTGGCGGCGGCGACAATCGTGGTGGTGGCGGCCGTGGTCGCGACGGCAATCGTGGTCGCGACAATCGCGGTCGTGGTGGTCCCGGTGCCGACGATGGCGGTGAAGAGCTGATCGAAAAGCTCGTCCACATCAACCGCGTCAGCAAGACGGTGAAGGGCGGCAAGCGCTTCGGCTTTGCGGCGTTGGTCGTCGTGGGCGACGGCAAGGGCCGTGTCGGTTTCGGTCATGGCAAGGCACGCGAAGTGCCGGAAGCCATTTCGAAGGCGACCGCAGCTGCCAAGAAGAAGATGGTCCGCGTGCCGCTGCGCGAGGGCCGGACGCTGCACCATGACGGCAAGGGCCATTTCGGCGCTGGCCAGGTGACCGTCCGCTCGGCGCCTGCAGGTACCGGCATCATCGCCGGTGGTCCGATGCGCGCCGTGTTCGAGAGCCTGGGCGTTGCGGACGTGGTGACCAAGTCGGTCGGCACTTCCAACCCCTACAACATGATCCGCGCGACTTTCGAGGCACTGGGCGACCAGTATTCCCCGAAGGCGGTGGCCCAGCGTCGCGGCAAGAAGATTGCCGACCTGCTCGGCCGTGGCGGTTCGCAGACCGCCGAGGCTGATGCCGCGGCGATCGTGGAGTAA
- the rpmD gene encoding 50S ribosomal protein L30 yields the protein MAKIKVKQIGSPIRRTKDQRATLIGLGLNKMHRVSELEDTPEVRGMIRKLPHMVEIVEG from the coding sequence ATGGCGAAGATCAAGGTGAAGCAGATCGGTTCGCCGATCCGTCGGACCAAGGACCAGCGCGCGACGCTGATCGGTCTGGGCCTCAACAAGATGCACCGGGTCAGCGAACTGGAGGACACTCCCGAGGTCCGCGGCATGATCCGCAAGCTGCCCCACATGGTCGAGATCGTCGAGGGCTGA
- the rplO gene encoding 50S ribosomal protein L15 — translation MNLNDLSDNEGARKGRMRVGRGIGSGKGKTAGRGQKGAKARSGVAINGFEGGQMPLHMRIPKRGFNVPNPKDYAEVNLGMIQKLIDAGKLTATEIDHEALKAVGLARGGKNGVRLLGKGELKAKLSFTVAGASKGAIEAVEKAGGTVTIPTIVPAAEKHAAKHRSVQKVIAAKKAGKA, via the coding sequence ATGAATCTCAACGATCTCAGCGACAATGAAGGCGCCCGCAAGGGCCGGATGCGCGTCGGACGCGGCATCGGTTCGGGCAAGGGCAAGACCGCAGGCCGCGGCCAGAAGGGCGCCAAGGCGCGCTCGGGCGTCGCGATCAACGGCTTCGAGGGCGGTCAGATGCCGCTCCACATGCGCATTCCGAAGCGCGGCTTCAATGTTCCCAATCCCAAGGACTATGCCGAGGTCAATCTGGGCATGATCCAGAAGCTGATCGACGCCGGCAAGCTGACCGCGACCGAAATCGACCACGAAGCGCTCAAGGCCGTCGGCCTGGCGCGTGGCGGCAAGAACGGCGTCCGCCTGCTCGGCAAGGGCGAGCTGAAGGCGAAGCTGAGCTTCACCGTCGCCGGCGCGTCGAAGGGCGCGATCGAGGCGGTCGAGAAGGCTGGTGGCACCGTCACCATTCCGACGATCGTTCCGGCCGCCGAGAAGCATGCCGCCAAGCATCGCTCGGTCCAGAAGGTCATCGCCGCCAAGAAGGCCGGTAAGGCCTGA
- a CDS encoding type III PLP-dependent enzyme — MHKHHSALGLAKALRPVEPVTLVRPHAAKRAARFFVEKFPGTVLYAVKANPSPELLQILWDSGVTHYDVASIGEVRMARRALPKATLCFMHPVKAEEAIEEAYFVHGVRTFSLDTMDELEKIVRATRGATDLNLCVRIRVSSDHSKLSLAAKFGAEPEDVAELLVATRQAADALGICFHVGSQAMTPAAYSEAMERVRAAIVASSVTVDIVDVGGGFPSTYPGMEPPPLETYFGVIHNAFENLPISYSAELWCEPGRALCAEYSSLIVRVEKRRGDELYINDGAYGALFDAAHVGWRFPVRVLRDDAGDAAEMTEYSFYGPTCDDLDHMAGPFELPSDIQAGDYIEVGMLGAYGCAMRTAFNGFGVDTVHTVTDEPMATLYSGIAIERPTNVVSLDQFKRRARR, encoded by the coding sequence TTGCACAAGCATCATAGCGCGCTGGGGCTAGCGAAAGCCCTTCGTCCCGTCGAGCCGGTAACGCTCGTTCGTCCGCACGCTGCAAAGCGCGCCGCCCGCTTCTTTGTCGAGAAGTTTCCGGGAACGGTGCTCTATGCCGTCAAGGCGAACCCCTCTCCCGAATTGCTCCAGATCCTCTGGGACAGCGGCGTGACGCATTATGACGTCGCGTCGATCGGCGAGGTGCGCATGGCGCGCCGCGCCCTGCCCAAGGCGACCTTGTGCTTCATGCACCCGGTCAAGGCCGAGGAAGCGATCGAGGAAGCCTATTTCGTCCACGGCGTCCGCACCTTCAGCCTCGACACGATGGACGAGCTGGAAAAGATCGTTCGCGCCACCCGTGGTGCGACCGACCTCAACCTGTGCGTCCGCATCCGCGTGTCGTCGGACCATTCGAAGCTGAGCCTCGCGGCGAAGTTCGGTGCCGAGCCGGAGGATGTCGCCGAGTTGCTCGTCGCGACCCGTCAGGCCGCCGACGCGCTGGGCATCTGCTTCCATGTCGGCAGCCAGGCGATGACCCCGGCGGCTTATAGTGAGGCGATGGAGCGCGTCCGCGCGGCGATCGTCGCCTCGTCGGTCACGGTCGACATCGTCGATGTCGGCGGCGGCTTCCCGTCGACCTATCCGGGCATGGAACCGCCCCCGCTCGAAACCTATTTCGGCGTGATCCACAACGCGTTCGAGAATCTGCCGATCTCGTACAGCGCCGAATTGTGGTGCGAGCCGGGCCGGGCGCTGTGCGCGGAGTATAGCAGCCTGATCGTCCGCGTCGAAAAGCGCCGCGGGGACGAGCTGTACATCAACGACGGTGCCTATGGTGCGCTGTTCGACGCGGCGCATGTCGGCTGGCGCTTCCCGGTGCGCGTGTTGCGCGACGATGCCGGCGACGCGGCGGAGATGACCGAATACAGCTTCTACGGCCCGACCTGCGACGATCTCGATCACATGGCCGGCCCGTTCGAGCTGCCGTCGGACATCCAGGCCGGCGATTATATCGAGGTCGGGATGCTCGGCGCCTATGGCTGCGCGATGCGCACCGCGTTCAACGGCTTTGGCGTGGACACCGTCCACACCGTCACCGACGAACCGATGGCGACGCTTTATTCGGGCATCGCGATCGAACGCCCGACCAACGTCGTCAGCCTCGACCAGTTCAAGCGCCGCGCGCGCCGCTGA
- the secY gene encoding preprotein translocase subunit SecY, whose amino-acid sequence MASAADSMASGLNLSKFGQATELKKRLWFTLGALIIFRMLSFVPLPGVDPTQLGLLAERTQGGVLDFFNTFSGGALERMSVIALGVMPYITASIVVQLATSLSPTLASIKKEGESGRKKLNQYTRYGTVALTAIQGYFIAVGLETLGATQGLAPVVEPGMLFRIAAVISLIGGTMFLMWLGEQITSRGVGNGISLIIMAGIVAHLPTTLVQLFEGGRSGSMNPVTLVAILAAVAGLILFICFMERAQRRILIQYPKRQTQRGVQSERSHLPLKINTAGVIPPIFASSLLLMPLTVSQFAGQSQAGESWGGDLIITLNQYLQHGSLVYMLLYGAGIIFFSFFYTAVVFNPEETAENLKKHGGFIPGIRPGKNTEAYFDYVLTRITVIGAAYLTFICLVPEYLVSALAIPFYLGGTSLLIVVNVTMDTVTQIQSHLLAHQYGDLIKKAKLKGGRLR is encoded by the coding sequence ATGGCATCCGCAGCCGATTCAATGGCATCCGGCCTCAACCTGTCCAAGTTCGGACAGGCCACCGAACTCAAGAAGCGCCTGTGGTTCACTCTGGGCGCGTTGATCATCTTCCGGATGCTCAGTTTCGTGCCGCTGCCCGGCGTCGATCCGACGCAGCTGGGGCTGCTGGCCGAGCGCACCCAGGGCGGTGTGCTCGATTTCTTCAACACCTTCTCGGGCGGCGCGCTGGAGCGCATGTCGGTGATCGCACTCGGCGTGATGCCCTACATCACGGCATCGATCGTCGTGCAGCTTGCGACCTCGCTGTCGCCGACGCTGGCTTCGATCAAGAAGGAGGGCGAAAGCGGGCGCAAGAAGCTCAACCAGTACACCCGCTATGGCACCGTCGCGCTGACCGCGATCCAGGGCTATTTCATCGCGGTTGGCCTTGAGACGCTTGGCGCCACCCAGGGGCTGGCACCGGTCGTCGAACCGGGAATGCTGTTCCGCATCGCTGCGGTCATCAGCCTGATCGGCGGCACGATGTTCCTGATGTGGCTGGGTGAGCAGATCACCAGCCGCGGCGTCGGCAACGGCATCTCCCTCATCATCATGGCGGGCATCGTCGCGCACCTGCCGACCACGCTGGTACAGCTGTTCGAGGGCGGCCGTTCGGGGTCGATGAACCCTGTGACGCTGGTCGCGATCCTTGCGGCGGTTGCGGGCCTGATCCTGTTCATCTGCTTTATGGAGCGCGCCCAGCGCCGGATCCTGATCCAGTATCCCAAGCGCCAGACGCAGCGGGGCGTGCAGAGCGAGCGCAGCCACCTGCCGCTCAAGATCAACACCGCGGGCGTGATCCCGCCGATCTTCGCCAGCTCGCTGTTGCTGATGCCGCTGACGGTGAGCCAGTTCGCCGGCCAGTCGCAGGCGGGCGAGAGCTGGGGCGGTGACCTGATCATCACGCTCAACCAGTATCTGCAGCACGGTTCGCTCGTGTACATGCTGCTCTACGGCGCGGGCATCATCTTCTTCTCGTTCTTCTACACGGCGGTTGTGTTCAACCCCGAGGAGACGGCCGAGAATCTCAAGAAGCATGGCGGGTTCATCCCCGGCATCCGACCGGGCAAGAACACCGAAGCCTATTTCGATTACGTGCTGACGCGGATCACCGTGATCGGTGCGGCGTACCTGACCTTCATCTGCCTTGTGCCGGAATATCTTGTGTCGGCGCTCGCAATTCCCTTCTATCTCGGCGGGACCAGCCTGCTCATCGTCGTCAACGTGACGATGGACACGGTCACGCAGATCCAGTCGCACTTGCTGGCGCACCAATATGGTGACCTGATCAAGAAGGCGAAGCTGAAGGGTGGTCGACTGCGCTGA
- the rplR gene encoding 50S ribosomal protein L18 — protein sequence MSKGLSLFEKRRRRNRTALRARAGSRPRLSVHRSGKHIYVQVIDDAQGKTLAAASTLDKDVRGQNGGNVDAAKAVGTRIAEAAKKAGVTQVVFDRGGFLFHGRVKALADAAREGGLEF from the coding sequence ATGAGCAAGGGTCTCTCTCTCTTCGAGAAGCGGCGTCGCCGCAACCGCACCGCACTCCGCGCGCGTGCCGGCAGCCGTCCGCGGCTCTCGGTGCACCGTTCGGGCAAGCACATCTATGTGCAGGTGATCGACGACGCCCAGGGCAAGACCCTGGCCGCCGCTTCGACGCTGGACAAGGACGTGCGCGGCCAGAATGGCGGCAACGTCGATGCGGCCAAGGCCGTCGGCACCCGTATCGCGGAAGCGGCCAAGAAGGCCGGCGTGACGCAGGTGGTGTTCGACCGTGGCGGTTTCCTGTTCCACGGGCGCGTCAAGGCGCTGGCGGATGCCGCGCGTGAAGGCGGATTGGAGTTCTAA
- a CDS encoding adenylate kinase, translating to MNIILLGPPGAGKGTQASRLESERGMVQLSTGDMLRAAVKAGTPVGLQAKAVMEAGELVSDAIVSGIIGESLDALGDKGAIFDGYPRTAAQAESLDTLLAERGRSLDHVIELVVDEDALVARITGRFSCGSCGANYHDSYNQPKVDGVCDVCSGTEFKRRPDDNEQTVRTRMAEYRAKTAPILPIYEARGLVQRVDGMADIAEVTEAIEAILDGRS from the coding sequence TTGAATATCATCCTGTTGGGGCCTCCGGGCGCGGGCAAGGGGACCCAAGCGTCGCGGCTCGAAAGCGAGCGCGGCATGGTCCAGCTCTCGACCGGCGACATGCTGCGCGCCGCAGTCAAGGCGGGAACGCCGGTGGGTCTGCAGGCGAAGGCGGTGATGGAGGCGGGCGAGCTCGTTTCCGACGCAATCGTCAGCGGGATCATTGGTGAGAGCCTGGATGCACTGGGCGACAAGGGCGCCATCTTCGACGGTTATCCCCGGACCGCCGCGCAGGCTGAATCGCTCGACACCCTCCTGGCGGAGCGCGGCCGCAGCCTCGATCATGTAATCGAACTGGTTGTGGACGAAGACGCCTTGGTCGCGCGGATCACGGGGCGCTTCAGCTGTGGCAGCTGCGGTGCCAATTATCACGACAGCTACAACCAGCCCAAGGTCGACGGCGTTTGCGATGTGTGCAGCGGCACCGAATTCAAGCGTCGCCCCGACGATAACGAACAGACCGTGCGCACCCGCATGGCCGAATATCGCGCCAAGACCGCGCCGATCCTGCCGATCTATGAAGCGCGCGGGCTCGTCCAGCGAGTCGATGGAATGGCCGACATCGCCGAGGTCACCGAGGCGATCGAGGCGATTCTGGACGGGCGGAGCTGA